Sequence from the Gloeocapsopsis dulcis genome:
TATATCTTGGCAGATCCGCAGTGGTTGCGCTTTGTATTGTTAAACTTGGTAGATACTTGTATCCAAACAATGGAAGCAGGTAGCATCGCCATATCATCTCAACCAATATCAAATGCTGAAGTAGCTCACATTTCCTTTGATGTGCCACTACCAATCGACACTTGGTCTGAATCATTGGATACAATGCAGTTTGAGCAACATATGGGCAGGTTACAGCCAGAAGGAAAGAGTCTTTCCCCTGGATTCAAGCTACTGCTGAATCAGACAGTATTGGAACTTATGCAAGCTAGTCTAAGCTTTTTACCCATTTCTACTACAACTGATATCGTGCCACTGACGCGAATTCAGATTTCTATCCCCCTGGTAATTCCTGAAGCTGAGCTTCTTGAGTAGGGAAACCTAACTTTGGTTGGTTGCATAGCACCATCGTGGTACTTGAATTACACTCAAAACCAATTTGTTCGTAAAAGCTCTGCTGGTGGGTTGTCATCAAGTAAACACGTTCTACTCGATTCATGTGTGGATGACTTAAAACACTTTCTACTAGCTTACGCCCTAGCCCAGCACCTCGATAGTCAGGGTGGATGACAACATCCCAAATTGTTGCACGATAAACACCATCTGAAGTTGCTCTGGCAAAGCCAATCAATTTTTCGCCATCCCAGACACTAATAACTGGTTTACTGTTACTAATGGCAATACTCAAATCTTCAAGACTGCGATCTTGCGCCCAGAAAGCTGCCACCTGAAATAATTTATGTAGATGGTGGAGATTAATCGGTGCTTGGCAGTGACCATCTGCCGAAACCGAACTATCGCAAAATTGAATGTGGCTGTAGTCCATAGTGTCCTGATTCAAGCTCCATATATCGTAACGCTTGGTTTATATTTTGCAAAATCAAGTCGTTACTGTGTAGATCCAGTAATGCACAGTAAATTTGCCACAAAGTAAATTTTAAAACTGTTACTAATTAAACGTACTGATATTAATTGATAATTGAATTAAAAATACTCGTTGCCCAACCTAGAACGGAACTTGCTAAGTTGAAATATCGAAAATTGAACAACACAAAACGATAATGCCAGCAGATTATCCTCGCGACATGATTGGTTACGGGCGCAAGCCACCACATCCCCAATGGCAAAACCAAGCACGGGTTGCCGTACAGTTTGTGATTAACTACGAAGAAGGAGGAGAAACTTGCATCTTACATGGCGATCAAGCATCAGAAACATTCCTATCAGAAATTGTTGGTGCAGCTCCTTTAATGGGGTTGCGACACATGAATATGGAGTCAGTCTATGAGTATGGTAGTCGGGCTGGCTTCTGGCGGCTGCATCGAATTTTTACTGAACGCGAAATTCCAGTTACTGTGTATGGAATCGCAATGGCATTAGAGCGCAACCCAGAAGCAGTTGCAGCAATGCGCGCAGCTAATTGGGAAATTGCCAGTCACGGCTGGCGCTGGATTGATTACAAGTATTTTGGTGAAGCAGAAGAACGCGAACATCTACACAAAGCGATCGCTATTCATACACAAGTGACAGGTAGTCGTCCTCTGGGTTGGTACACTGGTCGCACGAGTGCTCACACGCGTCAGTTGGTGGTAGAAGAAGGTGGCTTTCTTTACGACTCAGACAGCTATGCAGATGACTTGCCTTACTGGATACATGACTACGGTAAGCCTCATCTTGTGATTCCCTACACCTTGGACAACAATGATATGCGCTTCGCCACAACTCAAGGCTTTAACTCAGGCGATCAGTTTTTTGCCTATCTCCGCGATGCCTTTGATGTTTTGTATGCCGAAGGCGAAACTGCGCCCAAAATGATGAGTGTGGGATTACATTGCCGCTTAGCAGGACGTCCAGGACGTGCCGCTGCCTTAGAACGTTTTCTTAACTACGTACAGCAACGCGATCGCGTTTGGCTTTGTCGCCGCATTGATATTGCCCAACATTGGCATAAATATCATAAACCTAGTGATACATAGCAAATGCCCTCCGACTCAAGTCGGGGCTACTCAAGAAAAGTGTACCTTCGTCCACTAATGGAGGTAGAGTTTATTTAGCTGCAAATTCATTGGTCAAAAATTCTCGCAAGCGCCTGTGTGATCTGAGCTACACTGCACAGATCGTGTTTTGCTACAACTAGAAATGACTCGTTTTGAGATACTGGTGGGCACAGATGCCAAATGGGATGCTGAATTTTCAAGGCTTACTAAATTTATTTCTTCAATCTCACTGCCCACTCTGCCAGCGTCCTACTCTACAAGAATTTTGTCAAGACTGTAATAGACAGCTGCAACGCTGTAAACTTACCAATCATCAACATCTCCAGCAAGGATTACCAATTTTTGCTTGGGGAGATTATAGAGGTACGCTCAAAAGTGCGATCGCTGCCTTAAAGTACAACAATCAACCTCAAATTGCTAAGCCACTAGGTCAATGGTTAGCACAAGCATGGCTCAATTCACAACATGACAAATTAGTTGTTGTTCCCGTACCATTACACGCGGACAAGTTGAAAAAGCGGGGTTACAACCAAGCTGAACTACTAGCAGAAAGTTTTTGCAATTTTACTGGATTCGCTTTACAATCACAGGGTTTAAAACGAATAAAGGCAACAGATGCACAGTTTAGTTTATCTGTATCAGAAAGAGAACAAAACTTAGCGACGGCATTTGCACTGGGAACAGAATTTCAGCGTCAACGTCCAAAATATCGAGTTCTATTGCTGGATGACATTTATACTACTGGAGCAACAGTACGTTCAGCAGTTCAAACTCTACAAAAACAAGGAATATCTGTGTATGGTGTCGTTGCGATTGCCACTCCTAGTAGAAATATTGTTAGTGCTAAAAGTGAGAACAAAGTAAGGTAAAGTTTAATATGTAATTTTTCTTAATTAACCTTTACTTTCTGCATTTGTGCCATGCAGCAAATTAACGAAAGCATGAGCAATATATTAAAACACTACTTATAATAAACCCACCTAAGCCGTTTTGCCGGAATACTGCGCTAAATGATCATAAAAGCTTGTGCAACAGGGTTGAGCCGGATGATGCTTCTTCCCTTGACGTTGCTAGCAGTGGAAACAAGTTTTGTTCCCTCAGCGATCGCTCAACAAAGGTTATACAATCCCATTCCCTTACCTCCTAGTAATCAAGTTTCTGATACGCTGTCAGAACGGGACATTCCCACAGGAGATGGCGGGTTTGCCCGCGATTACCTAGTAAGGTTCAATCAAGGCGATAACATCGCGATTGACTTAGTATCAGATCAATTTGATACCATTGTTACCTTAATGTCACCTGAAGGCGCAACACTTGCAGAAAATGACGATGGTCCTGATGGGACGACAAATTCTTTACTGTTTACTCGGATTACACAAACTGGAAATTACATTGTGCGTGTCCGGTCTTTCGGTGAAACTGGTGGGGGAGCATTTACACTGCGAGTGACGCGGTTACGACCGATATGATTAGTTTTGAGGCTTAAAGAGTTTTGAATTATGAGTTTTGAGATTTGAATTGAAGAGTTTCTTAACTCAAAACTCAACACTGAGAACTCATAACTTTACCAATTAGTGTTGTGGTACTGTCAGTACACACAGTAATAAGGCTTCCGTCCATTCTACAACTGCACCGTAGGTATCTCCGGTATGACCGCCGAGTTGGCGATTGAACCAAGCACTCGTAAGAAACGCGATCGCACTTCCACTGATCGCTATAACTACAGTACTCATCACGTCATTGTGAAGCAAGATTCTGAAGCTACTCAACCCAAGTAATAGCAACAATCCTAGTAAAATGTCGCGTGGGTACAAAGCAGCTTTATGAAAAGATCCTTTACCTGTTGGTTTTAAGTAAGAATAGCGGGCGATCGCAATTTGCTGTCCCCAACGTCCCCAGCCACAGGCAGCCATCAACGCAAACCAACGCTCAAAACTTATCTCACTCAATGCCGCAGTTTTCAGAAACAATAATGCGATCGCTACCATAGCCCCAAACGCTCCCGTAGCACTATCTGCCATAACCTGTAGCCTTTTTTGCGGATCTTGTACAGCTAGCCCATCAGCAGTATCCATTGCTCCATCTAAGTGGAGTCCACCAGTCAGACCAATCCAGCTGACGACTACTAATACAGTACGTGTTAGCACGGGTATGCCAACAAAGTTTAATCCTGCATCCAAGAATCCTAAAATTCCCCCAATGACTAGCCCAACTAGTACTACATATCGAGATACGCGACAAAAGTCTAAGGTTGTAGCAAAAGGTATTGGCAGACAAGTATAAAAAACAAAGGCAGCTGCTACATCACACCATAGTTGTTTCCACCATAGTTGTTTATCCACCGCAGCTATCCATTAAGACAAATTGCAGAAAAATAAATAAAAAATCAGACATCAGTAACAGGATCGCGGCACAAATCTTGAGATAAGATTGACAGGGACAGAATTAAGTATCTGTTCTTTTTGTTATCTTACCGTTTCTAGGACTCTCTAACTAAGCTTCTACCTATTCATCTGCCGACTTGCATTTTTAGAGGTAGTTTGTTCTTACAATATTTCAACCAAGGACACAATCTACGCCTGATCTATATAAAATTTAGTAGGTATCTCAATGTGTAGCGTCAGCAGAAAGTTGTTCAATTAGTATATGACTTGTTCAGGGAAGCATTTCCCCTTTCGTTTGTATTTTCTGTAATTGCTAAAAGGCTGTTTGATTATGAATCACCATAGCTCCGACACTGGGTTGCCAGCACCGTGCATTATTCACACCGGTATTGTCGTCAATAAAATAGATATGCGGAGACTGCTGGCTGATTTAGGTCGCGTCCGCTATTTGCATATTCAGGAGGGCAAAATACAAAGCGAGGGTGAAGGAGATGTAGTAGAAGTCATTGCTAATCCGAGTCAGTCTACAATCGTAGCCAATCAAGCGTTATATTTAAATGTTTATAGTTTTGATTATGTAGAATTGCAACAGTCACCGCAGCAAGAAACTTATTTTGATTTAGTTCAAGATAGCCGATGCTTGCGATTGATTCCTCTGTCTACTCCTATGCAAGAACGAGCTTCGCGAAATTTTAATGAAGCTGCCCTTGAAGTTATGATGGATCAAGTATTTTCAGCAAGATGGGATGCAGAAAGTGACGATGATGGTGCTTGTCCATTTTAAGCAAGCGATTAGCAATTAGCTAGTTAATAAGTAAGTATTGTTTTCCTGCCTTTATTTCTTCAGAAGTAGTTTTTATTTTGAGTGAGAAATTTCCGTTTCAGGTTTTGGTTGAGTGCAGCCAAACGAAAGCACGGGCTGGGCTTTTTCTGACACCGCATGGTACTGTCGAAACACCACGGTTTATGCCAGTAGGAACACTGGCTAATGTAAAAACAATTACCACAGCGCAACTTGGAGAAACAGGAGCGCAAATGGTGTTGGCAAATACTTATCATCTCCACCTGCAGCCTGGTGAAGCAATTGTGGCAAAAGCTGGCGGTTTACACTCATTTATGCAGTGGCATGGACCAATGCTTACTGATTCAGGTGGATTTCAAGTTTTTAGTTTAAGTGAATTGCGGCAAGTTACTGATG
This genomic interval carries:
- a CDS encoding PPC domain-containing protein; the encoded protein is MIIKACATGLSRMMLLPLTLLAVETSFVPSAIAQQRLYNPIPLPPSNQVSDTLSERDIPTGDGGFARDYLVRFNQGDNIAIDLVSDQFDTIVTLMSPEGATLAENDDGPDGTTNSLLFTRITQTGNYIVRVRSFGETGGGAFTLRVTRLRPI
- the puuE gene encoding allantoinase PuuE, producing the protein MPADYPRDMIGYGRKPPHPQWQNQARVAVQFVINYEEGGETCILHGDQASETFLSEIVGAAPLMGLRHMNMESVYEYGSRAGFWRLHRIFTEREIPVTVYGIAMALERNPEAVAAMRAANWEIASHGWRWIDYKYFGEAEEREHLHKAIAIHTQVTGSRPLGWYTGRTSAHTRQLVVEEGGFLYDSDSYADDLPYWIHDYGKPHLVIPYTLDNNDMRFATTQGFNSGDQFFAYLRDAFDVLYAEGETAPKMMSVGLHCRLAGRPGRAAALERFLNYVQQRDRVWLCRRIDIAQHWHKYHKPSDT
- a CDS encoding GNAT family N-acetyltransferase; the protein is MDYSHIQFCDSSVSADGHCQAPINLHHLHKLFQVAAFWAQDRSLEDLSIAISNSKPVISVWDGEKLIGFARATSDGVYRATIWDVVIHPDYRGAGLGRKLVESVLSHPHMNRVERVYLMTTHQQSFYEQIGFECNSSTTMVLCNQPKLGFPTQEAQLQELPGG
- the cobS gene encoding adenosylcobinamide-GDP ribazoletransferase, encoding MDKQLWWKQLWCDVAAAFVFYTCLPIPFATTLDFCRVSRYVVLVGLVIGGILGFLDAGLNFVGIPVLTRTVLVVVSWIGLTGGLHLDGAMDTADGLAVQDPQKRLQVMADSATGAFGAMVAIALLFLKTAALSEISFERWFALMAACGWGRWGQQIAIARYSYLKPTGKGSFHKAALYPRDILLGLLLLLGLSSFRILLHNDVMSTVVIAISGSAIAFLTSAWFNRQLGGHTGDTYGAVVEWTEALLLCVLTVPQH
- a CDS encoding ComF family protein; its protein translation is MRYWWAQMPNGMLNFQGLLNLFLQSHCPLCQRPTLQEFCQDCNRQLQRCKLTNHQHLQQGLPIFAWGDYRGTLKSAIAALKYNNQPQIAKPLGQWLAQAWLNSQHDKLVVVPVPLHADKLKKRGYNQAELLAESFCNFTGFALQSQGLKRIKATDAQFSLSVSEREQNLATAFALGTEFQRQRPKYRVLLLDDIYTTGATVRSAVQTLQKQGISVYGVVAIATPSRNIVSAKSENKVR